A genomic segment from Daphnia pulex isolate KAP4 chromosome 5, ASM2113471v1 encodes:
- the LOC124193822 gene encoding uncharacterized protein LOC124193822 — MAVCSKDGRFSVIQISDNLSTVTKNDKVALTSLLEREIRREKNLEQRTKDSKSKQGPKTSIFHLAIATVTQAAKLLRKAHWAFRNLRLPCPITSLSKKMFDSLKETLQALNINQENTSGKEVNERSVIEPSADMLPATDKTGSQINVSVSHAAPVAPFVDQTLQSSEEAFFEIETIDQEILSRGIEEKQ, encoded by the exons ATGGCAGTTTGCAGCAAAGACGGACGGTTTTCCGTCATTCAAATAAGCGACAATTTGTCGACAGTAACCAAAAACGATAAAGTAGCGCTCACCTCG TTACTGGAACGAGAAAtccgaagagaaaagaatttggaaCAGCGGACTAAAGACAGCAAGAGTAAACAAGGACCCAAAACTTCCATTTTCCACCTTGCGATTGCAACAGTGACCCAAGCGGCCAAGTTGCTACGCAAGGCTCATTGGGCGTTCAGAAACCTCCGTCTCCCATGTCCCATCACCTCGCtatctaaaaaaatgtttgatagcTTGAAGGAGACACTCCAGGCACTTAATATTAATCAAGAGAATACAAGCGGCAAAGAAGTTAACGAAAGATCGGTTATTGAACCTTCGGCTGATATGTTGCCAGCCACTGATAAAACCGGAAGCCAAATCAACGTATCTGTCTCTCACGCTGCTCCAGTGGCGCCATTCGTTGATCAGACTCTGCAATCTTCCGAAGAGGctttctttgaaattgaaaccaTTGATCAG GAAATACTTTCCCgtggaatagaagaaaaacaatga